In Notamacropus eugenii isolate mMacEug1 chromosome 1, mMacEug1.pri_v2, whole genome shotgun sequence, one genomic interval encodes:
- the LOC140519040 gene encoding signal-regulatory protein beta-1-like yields the protein MSSLLCLLGSSLPSLLLILLISLSGSRGQEEVQVLQPKDPVSVAEGETVTLNCTVPGIPPPGPVIWFKGKGPQRQEIFNFKGGSYPRIKKAVPLTSNTDYSISISHITPEDSGTYYCVKFLRGNLDTELKSGGGTMLSVTAKPSVPVVSGPQERINSENTRNFFCNSRGYSPKSITLKWFKNGNEIHAHWTKIFPEGNSVSYNISSAVLVKLEASDINSEIICEVNHVTLQFPLRGTKNLSDVVRVKPAVDVSSQLFANYIIITCHVMKFYPKNVSVVWLENGKEIVKVIISKLTENKDGTYSLNTPLLVNVSAQKEDQEMTCLVLHDSQPPINASKTIESTSFSGTIDKKESEKEVSGQIFVIFLLGLKVLLLFGISCLLPSKNKKIKEAVHFVPRSSAPAT from the exons ATGTCCAGCCTCCTCTGCCTACTGGGTTCCTCTCTGCCTTCTCTACTGCTGATTCTGCTTATTAGTCTCTCTG GATCCCGAGGCCAGGAGGAGGTCCAGGTGTTGCAGCCTAAGGATCCCGTGTCTGTGGCTGAGGGAGAGACAGTCACGCTGaactgcacagtgcctggcattccACCACCAGGACCAGTGATATGGTTCAAGGGGAAAGGGCCGCAGAGACAGGAAATTTTCAATTTCAAAGGAGGAAGTTACCCCCGGATAAAGAAAGCAGTCCCACTTACGAGCAACACAGATTACTCCATTAGCATCAGTCACATCACTCCAGAAGACAGTGGCACCTATTACTGTGTGAAGTTCTTAAGGGGGAATCTTGACACAGAGCTTAAATCTGGTGGGGGCACCATGTTGTCTGTGACAG CCAAACCTTCTGTACCTGTGGTGTCTGGCCCCCAGGAGAGAATAAACTCTGAGAACACGAGGAATTTCTTCTGTAACTCAAGAGGCTACTCTCCGAAAAGCATCACCCTGAAATGGTTTAAAAATGGGAATGAGATCCATGCCCACTGGACCAAAATTTTCCCTGAGGGCAACAGTGTCTCCTACAACATCAGCAGCGCTGTGCTGGTGAAACTAGAAGCTAGTGATATCAACTCCGAGATCATCTGTGAAGTGAATCACGTCACATTACAATTTCCTCTTCGAGGAACAAAAAATTTGTCAGATGTCGTCCGAG TTAAACCTGCAGTGGACGTTTCTTCTCAGCTATTTGCCAATTACATCATCATCACCTGTCATGTTATGAAGTTCTACCCGAAGAATGTGAGTGTCGTCTGGCTAGAGAATGGCAAAGAGATTGTGAAAGTGATTATATCTAAACTCACAGAGAACAAAGATGGTACCTATAGCCTCAACACCCCACTCCTGGTAAATGTGTCTGCTCAAAAGGAAGACCAGGAGATGACTTGTCTGGTGCTGCATGATTCCCAGCCTCCAATCAATGCCAGTAAAACAATTGAATCCACATCCTTTTCTGGGACTATAGACAAAAAAGAATCAG AAAAAGAAGTTTCTGGCCAAATCTTTGTAATTTTCCTCCTGGGACTGAAGGTGCTATTGCTGTTTGGCATATCCTGTCTCTtgccctcaaaaaacaaaaaaattaaag AGGCTGTCCACTTTGTCCCACGTTCCTCAGCTCCAGCTACTTAG